From the genome of Lampris incognitus isolate fLamInc1 chromosome 17, fLamInc1.hap2, whole genome shotgun sequence:
CCTCAGAGGCAGGTTTTGTGGGCTGTAGGCGGACGGAAGCCTGGGTAGCCCTCCTTCGGGGCCGCCGCCGCTCGGACCCAGCGTGTAGTTCCTGATAGTGTTGAGCGGGGTCAGGGGTGGAGGAACGCGGAATGAATCGATCGGGCAGGCGCCGAACGGTTTTCGGTCCGGCATGCCCGCCGCTTGCATGTCCCGTTGGCAGGCGGGCTGGAAGAAGCCCGAGTAGTCGGGGATGATGGGGAAGATCCCCGCTGCATCCGAGCTGATGGGCGGCTTGGGTGAGGAGTAAGAGGGAGGCGGATAGGAAGCGATGGGACAGGCGGAGGCGGATAAAAACGCCGAGGGGTCCTGGTAGATCTCCCCGCAGCTCGAGGAGGAGTAGGGAGGCGGTGGCGAGTAGAGGTGGTGGTCCATTTCTCCCTGGTTCTGAACTGCCATTGTGCAGCTCAGAGCTCCGCTGGAGAAGTGATTCGGGGATCCCGACGAAGCCGGTGAGGATGAAGCCGAGGATGAGGgcggtggaggaagaggaggaggatggggaggCGGCGGTTGCGCCATGCCCAAGATGCCCGCCGAGACGATATTGATGACTCCCTCGGGGTTCCAGTTGCCCGGGTACTGGGAGTCGATGGAGAACTTGCCCATGTAGGTCAGAGCCTGGTTGCGGTGGGGCGGGAGCTGAGAGAAACCACTTGGATACGAGGACAGGTCCAGAGAGCGCTTGTCTGCGCCCAGGTCCCCGCTCATCAAACCGTCTGCAAAGCCAAAGCAACACAAGTCATTCACAACACAGTTTGAAAAGGGCTCCTGGTGCAGCCTACACCGACACGAGGGAGGCCAGTGAGACAATACAACATCAATTCAGAAACATCCAGCCGGCTCGTCTGTCCCGGGTGCCGTTACGCACGCAGTTTGTCCCGCGCGTCTCGTGTGAGAGCGTAAGACTTCGTTACGGACTTTCTACCGACTGCCAATACTTGCGCAGCAGTGGTTCTCACGTGGTGTCGGTTTTCTTTTTTCAATTAAACCTGAATTTAAGAGAACAATGAAAAGACCCAACATATTGTTTACgcgctgtttaaaaaaaaatcgcgcccggtacggtggcgcagtggttagcgctgtcgccccaCAACCAGAAGGTcctcctgggttcgacccccggggttgtccaaccttgggggtcatcccaggtccttgccgtgtggggtttgcatgttctccgcgtgtctgcgatggggtttctccgggtgctccggtttcccccaccgtcagaaAGACGCGCATGCCAGGGTTaatttgtgcccctgaccgaggcatcaCGGCGGGCcgagctggagctggtccccgggcgctgcgcgGCGGCTGCCCGCGGCTCCTCGCTACGCAGCGAGGATGGGGTAACTGCGGAGCAACAACTCCCCCACGGGGACCAATTaacaaaaaaagttttaaaaatttttaaaaaaaaaggggggggggggtaaaagagtATTGGCTGTGCGCGCGGTCTGAGTGTTTACCCTGTGATGGCCCCTGACAAGAAAACCCCAACATGTGAACATGGTGCGGACCTCCTGGATCTCATCTCACCTGCTACTCCGCTCATCTGGTCGTAATGCGCTCCCAGGTCGCCGTTGGGAAACACCGCGACCGAGGTGGCCATGTCGTCCACCGAGTACGCGGTGTCGGCCGCGGGATGGATGAAGCCCCCGAGACTCACCGGAACTTTCTCCAAAGTCTTGGCCGTCATCGTCACGCAGCTCTCGTCCCCGTCTCGGCTCCGGAACACAACTGTCTGTCAACCAAGTGTGGAGCTTGAACGACTCGAGGAGTTCACCACTGCATGGTCCTCTGCAACTGTGGGCTAGCAGCGGGGGCGACGGGACGGCACGGGACGTGGTCGGCCGCGTGTTGGATGAAACTCATGCGCCAAGGTGCTGAAGTCCCGCTCGGAGACTGGGTTGCGCTGCGGGACTGTGGCGCGGAGGACACACGGTGCTGGGGAGCAGGGGTACTGGTGCCAGTATGTTTATATGGGGAACCTGTGAATGCGCCGCGCTACGTCATTGCCCATAGAAGGACTGGGAGGGCAGACGGGGGGAAAGGCGCTGCCGCCGCCGATTGGCTGCGAGTGTGATGACGTCGTCAGAGGAATCACTTGTCAATGGAGAACCCGCTCAGTGGAAGGGAGACCGCCGCGGCTGCGAGGCGCGCGTTTTTCCACTAAACACCTCTCTTAATAAACACAAACCATGAGACGCGCCGCAGGTAAACGCGCGCCTGGTGTGAGTGACGTAGCGTCCCGGGTCCGGCATGGCGGACGCAGATCCGCAGCGGTCTGCTTCACGGTCTCCAGCGGCAGATTTCCTCTCTCTAATCGCTCGCCGATATCGAGAGATGCATTCCGTTTGATAGTCTCCGCAGCCCATAAAAGGCTTCATCCGGTGCGTTAGAGCACACCCCGGCTGCCAAATTTGGGGTGAGTTCCGGAACAGGAGAGTCGGGAAATGACGGCCGGGTCTTGCCGAGCTCCGCGAGCGCAGCGCCGCGTAACGAGCCATAAACCACAATCAAATGAGCCAGACGGAACCGCCGGCTGCCTCGGAAAGTCCTGTCAGCATCATTTGACTACACTTTAGGAAAGAAGAGGCAACATCGGGCAATTTCACCGAGTCGGCAGTTACTGATATCAGCACAGAGGAAACTAGAGCCCGGGCACGCTCACGATGACATGAAAGTGGCTTCACAgccacgatgatgatgatgatggtgatgatgatgatggtgatgatgatggtgatggtgatggtggtgatggtgatggtgatgttattgttattgtggCTGGTTTGCTTGTAAAGGCAGGTGATGCTGACAGCTGCTTGGTTTCATTCAACAAGGCGCCCCGGACAAAACGAGGCTTTCCCAGCGGAAACGTTCATATGTCGCCATGCAGAGGTGAAAGGTCACATTTCTAAACTGCCACGGTTCAGCTAGTTCCCGAGTGTTTATCGATCTCATATCGCTCAGTGGCTCGTCTATCAGCCGCCGTGGTAAATAACGCGCGCCCGCGTGGCAGTGCTGCCCTCCCATGGCCCGGCGGCCCccggtggcaccgcggggagggaggtgggggggggggggcggtaaccGCAAGACACGGTGGAGCCGAGGGGACGTCCCGCATGTTTGCTGAAAAAcaacaactctctctctccctccccccctctctctctccctctctctctctctgtccatctctctctctctccctctctctcgctctctccctctccctctctctctctccctctctctctctctgtccatctctctctctctctccctctctctctctctctcgctctctctctctcgctctctcgctctgtctttctctctcgctctctcgctctctctctctctctcaattaaattcaattcaacagagctttattggcatgacctctctctccctccctctctctctctccctctctctctgtccctctctctctctcgctctctctctccctccctctctccctctctctctgtccctctctctctctctctctctctctctctctctctctctctctctctctctctctcgctctctctctctccctctctctctctctctccctctctctctgtccctctctctctctcgctctctctctccctccctctctccctccctctctctccctctctgtctccccccccctctcgctctccctctctgtgcaCGTGCGCAGACACGCGTGTGCAAAGTTTCTGACATACATTTCTTATCTATTCCTCCTCGTTAACTTATCGCGACCCATGTCCCCTCTCCTTGCACGCGTGCTCGTACGCGCACGCGCATAGCCGCGTAGCATGAGGGTCGGACAGGACGCGCAGGACGCGCAGGACGCGTGGCATGAGGCGCAGTGGAGCCGGTAAAGTCCCGTGGTGGGTTGCGAGAGGTGACAGTCAGTAAACAACAGCGGGTGAGTGGGCGTGGTGGGTCGGGGAGTTTGGGTGGAAGATGGTTTCCATCAGAACACGTCGCGCACATCAAAACGCGCGGCGCACCGCAGAGTCACCCTGGCTGCTAAAAATACCAGCGGTGACTGAAAAGGGGATGTTAGGCTGACAGAGTACAGCACTCGCTGTGACGAGGTCAGCGGTGCGCGCGGCCCTTCTGCAACGCGCCGTCACGTCAGTCACTTGTGCCGCCGACGGCCGTCCGTCAGTACACAAGACACACGGCGACGCGCCTTCCGGTTCATCTTCCTCTCGACGTGTTGTCATCGCACGTTGGTGGTGACTAATGGCACCTTCAGCTTTTTACCAGGCACCAGCCTCCAAACGCCATGACTACTCACGGGCGCGCCTGCGCACACGGACGCACAGCACACTCACATGTGCACACTCGTACACACACTTGTTGTGCCAGTCAATAACCTGTGTCAGTAATGGCTGTTaatgcagcttgtgtgtgtgtgtgtgtgtgtgtgtgttaattatgTTTTAGTAcctgtgtaggtgtgtgtccgtgggaggaagatggaaagacagaagatggacagacagaagatggacagacagaacatggacagacagaagattgacagacagaagatccacagacagaagatggacagacagaagatggacatacagaagatggacagacagaagatggacagacagaagatggacatacagaagatggacagacagaagatggatagacagaagatggaaagacagaagatggacatacagaagatggacagacagaagatggatATACAGAAGATGGACAtacagaagatggacagacagaagatggaaagacagaagatggacatacagaagatggacagacagaagatggacagacagaagatggacagacagaagatggacagacagaagatggatagacagaagatggaaagacagaagatggacatacagaagatggacagacagaagatggatagacagaagatggaaagacagaagatggacatacagaagatggacagacagaagatggacagacagaagatggacatacagaagatggacagacagaagatggatagacagaagatggaaagacagaagatgcacagacagaagatggacatacagaagatggacagacagaagatggaaagacagaagatggatagacagaagatggaaagacagaagatggacagacagaagatggacagacagaagattgacagacagaagatggacatacagaagatggacagacagaagatggaaagacagaagatggatagacagaagatggaaagacagaagatggacatacagaagatggacagacagaagatggaaagacagaagatggaaagacagaagatggaaagacagaagatggacatacagaagatggacagacagaagatggacagacagaagatggaaagacagaagatggatagacagaagatggaaagacagaagatggacagacagaagatggacatacagaagatggacagacagaagatggacagacagaagatggaaagacagaagatggacagacggaagatggacagacggaagatggacagacagaagatggacagacagaagatggacagacggaagatggacagacagaagatggatagacggaagatggaaagacagaagatGGACACACAGAACATGGaaagacagaagatggacagacagaagatgtaaagacagaagatggacagacagaagatggacagacagaagatggaaagacagaagatggaaagacagaagatggacagacagaagatggacacACAGaacatggacagacagaagattgacagacagaagatgcacagacagaagatggacatacagaagatggacagacagaagatggaaagacagaagatggatagacagaagatggaaagacagaagatggacagacagaagatggacagacagaagattgacagacagaagatgcacagacagaagatggacatacagaagatggacagacagaagatggacagacagaagatggatagacagaagatggaaagacagaagatggacagacagaagatggacagacagaagatggaaagacagaagatggatagacagaagatggaaagacagaagatggacagacagaagatggacagacagaagatggaaagacagaagatggatagacagaagatggaaagacagaagatgcacagacagaagatggacagacagaagatggaaagacagaagatggatagacagaagatggaaagacagaagatggacagacagaagatggaaagacagacagaagattgacagacagaagatggacatacagaagatggacagacagaagatggaaagacagaagatggatagacagaagatggaaagacagaagatggacagacagaagatggacagacagaagattgacagacagaagatgcacagacagaagatggacatacagaagatggacagacagaagatggacagacagaagattgacagacagaagatgcacagacagaagatggaaagacagaagatggacagacagaagatggacatacagaagatggacatacagaagatggacagacagaagatggacagacagaagatggatAGACATAAGATGGAAAGACGGAAGATGGACAGAcggaagatggacagacagaagatggacagacggaagatggacagacagaagatggacagacggaagatggacagacagaagatggatagacagaagatggaaagacagaagatGGACACACAGAACATGGaaagacagaagatggacagacagaagatgtaaagacagaaCATGGAtagacagaagatggacagacagaagatggacagacagaagatggatagacagaagatggacagacagaagatggacagacagaaggtGGACAGACAGGCCATTCTGTTGTACGGCGTAATGGAACTGATATGTAGTTTTGTAAGTGTTTGTCCGTGTATTATCACTAGAAGAATACTGCAGACAGTACTTTCTTGTTGATATGTATTGTTGATATGTATTGTTGATATGTATTGTTGATATATATTGTTCATATGTATTGTTGATATATATTGTTCATATGTATTGTTGATATATATTCGTATATCATATATCATTGTTAATATCATTGAATTCCttaaccaggctggaaattggcagtgcgagggctccattgccgtagagtccaacactgctgaggcaccttggcagtccaagccacttcctcacctgtgagttcactagcctctccaagcgattggcatgagatagtgagacttcgtacatggttattggccacatgagtcggggtagcagcccaaactgaaagcaccaaagcttcaacttcccgggcagtgcagtgttgttgatttgcctgaggccgctgattgtatcctggcgaagttgctccagttgctgggtgtctttgaggtctgcattgtaccaccgtccgaggctcttgatgggcttctcccggaccgtggggattggttgatcactaatgcagaaccgttcatctactagttggcctttaacaatggagatgctgcgagatttacttggtttaaactccattcgtgcccacttgatgttctcctggagtttctgcagcaggcgcctggtgcatggttttgttgttgctatggtggtcaagtcatccatgtacgcccggattggtggaagacgcaggccattcctggacctttcgcctcccaccacccatcgagatgcacggatgacgagctccattgccatggtgaacgccagaggggaaatagtgcagcccgccatgatgcccatttccagatgttgccaagtggtggtggtgttctgtgttgtgacacagaactggagatcctgaaaataggtcttgaccaactctgtgatgtttttggggacatgggaaaaaatcaaacgccgtccacaggatcttgtgaggaactgatccaaaagcgttggcaaggtctaagaaaaccacgtgcaggtctctccgttctttcttggcagcttgtatctggtgccaggtgatattagcatgctccagacatcctgagaagccatggatcccggctttctgcactgatgtatcgacaaagttgtttctttgcaggaatgtggcgagcctttgggcaatcacactaaaaaatatctttccctctacattaagaaggctgatctggcgaaactggctgatgcaggaggcgttcttctccttggggatcagaatgcctcctgctcttcaccatgccctgggtatgactcttttctgccatgccactttcatcagcttccagaggtatttcaggactccaggagtgttcttatagagtctgtattgaataccattgggcccaggagctgacatcgatcttgcctgctttaccgtcctctccacctcgcgccatgtggggggtcttgtgtccgtatggtggtcaggtgggtgaattggtgtgGGTGAATTGGTATGTTGTTGATATATGTTGTTGATATATATTGTTGATATATATTGTTGATACATATTGTTGATATGTAATGTTGATTTATATTGTTGATACGTATTGTTGATATATGTTGTTGATATGTATTGTTGATATATATTGTTGATACGTATTGTTGATATGTAATGTTGATATATATTGTTGATATATATTGTTGATATGTATTGTTGATATATATTGTTGATACGTATTGTTGATATGTATTATTGATATATATTGTTGATATATGTTGTTGATATGTATTGTTGATATATATTGTTGATATATGTTGTTGATATATATTGTTGATATATGTTGTTATGTATTGTTGATATATATTGTTGATATATGTTGTTGATATGTATTGTTGATATATATTGTTGATATGTATTGTTGATATATATTGTTGATACGTATTGTTGATATGTATTATTGATATATATTGTTGATATATATTGTTGATATGTATTGTTGATATATATTGTTGATACGTATTGTTGATATGTATTATTGATATATATTGTTGATATATGTTGTTGATATGTATTGTTGATATATATTGTTGATATATGTTGTTGATATATATTGTTGATATATGTTGTTATGTATTGTTGATATatattgttgatatgttgttgaTATGTATTGTCGATATATATTGTTGATATATGTTGTTGATATGTATTGTTGATATATGTTGTTGATATATGTTGTTGATATGTATTGTTGATATATGTTGTTGATATATGTTGTTGATATGTATTGTTGATATATATTGTTGATATATGTTGTTGATATGTATTGTCGATATATATTGTTGATATAGTATATTGTTGATATATGTTGTTGATATGTATTGTTGATATATATTGTTGATATATGTTGTTGATATATGTTGTTGATATGTATTGTTGATATATACTGTTGATATGTATTGCTGATATATATTGTTGATATATACTGTTGATATGTATTGCTGATATATATTGTTGATATGTATTGCTGATATATATTGCTGATATGTATTGTTGATATATATTGTGGATATATATTGTTGATATATGTTGTTGATATGTATTGTTGATATATGTTGTTGATATATGTTGTTGATATGTATTGTCGATATATATTGTTGATATATATTGTTGATATGTATTGTTGATATATGTTGTTGATATATGTTGTTGATATGTATTGTTCATATTTGTTGTTGCTACATATTGTTTATATGTATTATTGATATATATTGTTGATATATGTTGTTGATATGTATTGTTGATATGTATTGTTGATATATATTGTTGATATATATTGTTGATATATATTGTTGATATGTATTGCTGATATATGTTGTTGATATGTATTGTTGATATATATTGCTGATATGTATTGCTgatatatattgttgatattaCTTATTGATCACATTTCTTGATTCAAATGTCACTTTCATAGTCTTCGGGTGATTCTTTCTTTGAAACAGCAACGTGAGATATCCatggtggcgtccgggtggcgtccgggtggcgtaggggtctatcccgttgcctaccaatacggggatcggcggttcgaatccccgtgttacctccggcttggtcgggtgtccctacagacacaattggctgtgtctgcgggtgagaagccggatgtgggtatgtgtcctcgtctctgtactagcgcctcctctggttagtcggggcgcctgttcgaggggagggggggaatagcgtgatcctcccacgcactacatccccctggtgaaactcctcactgtcaggtgaaaagaagcggctggtgactccacatgtatgggaggaggcatgtggtagtctgcagccctccccggatcagcagagggggtggagcagagaccgggatggctcagagagtggggtaattggccggatacaactggggaggaaaaaggggggggggtggaagctGTTTGTCAGTCTACGTACTGTAACTATCAAGACACCCACAGTGGGTACAATCTGCTTCATCCCCCGCACGCACAGCTGCTGTTTCCATGTGGGAGTGTAGCTGCtgctgtgtttgcgtgtgtgtgcgtgtgtgtgtgcgtgtgtggtgtgtgtttgtgtgtgtgcgcacataaaCAGTATACAGTGTATTGTGTGACCCAGCATAGAAACTGTGTCATCAACACAACACATTAGAGCTATGGGGTGTGCTCCAGTAAGGACGTGGTGAATCTGAATGCAGTACTTATTATTACGAGACTGTGGTAACCTTTGTTCTGGTAATTACGGTAATATTTGGATTATAATCACCCATAATTATATAATTCTAATTCATATTTACAATAATCCTAATTCCTGACACATGGAAAGTAACATAAAATGTGTGAACGTTGACGCATTCattgccgccggtagggggcgctaatttaggaaacgctcctgtgggtcgtgggTAGGAACAAACGACCTACGTGGTCGTATGGGATGCAGGACTTGGTGCTTATTCCATACGTGTTCACTGGGCTTGGTACTTACGAGGGCATATTTGGCTTGCTAAGAGCTCATAATAGGAGGAAATGGTATGATCCATACGAGGAAATGGTATGACCCATACGAGGAAAATGGTACGATCCATACGAGGAAATGGTATGATCCATACGAGGAAAATGGTATGATCCATACGAGGAAATGGTACGATCCATACGAGGAAATGGTACGATCCATACGAGGAAATGGTACGATCCATACGAGGAAATGGTACGATCCATACGAGGAAATGGTACGATCCATACGAGGAAATGGTATGATCCATACGAGGAAAATGGTATGATCCATAAGAGGAAATGGTATGATCCATACGAGGAAATGGTATGATCATACGAGGAAATGGTACGATCCATACCAGGAAAATGGTACGATCCGTACGAGGGGGGCTTAACACTGCTGCTGTTGTTTTACACTGCATCTGACACTGTTACATGTTTCTTCTTCTAATTTCTTTTTCGTTTATAATCATGCCAAGCCTCACTGAACACATGTTAACTTTGGAGACTTGCTATCAGTTTCTcgcccccccacaccacaccacaccacaccacaccacaccacaccaccccacccacacatacacccTCTATAGGGCAGGGGTGGGTAACCaggggccatggagagccatgtgtatgcaggttttccttccagccggactccacaccaggtgacttcactgatacaatcctcctctttggttgaagggttgctaatcagtgacctcacctggtgtggagtccggctggaaggaaaacctgcatacacatggctctccatggcccccGGTTACCCACCCCTGCCCTACAGAGACCAGTGCTGGTGCAGGttattgttccaaccaagcagttacacacctgatcccactgatcAACCGGGGGAGTCTCTGCTGAGGAGCTTGATTAGGACCCACCGGTGTGTACCTGCCTGCTGGCTGGGACGGACAGGGACCCTGAGCCACAGCGGCCCTTTACTGACGGCTGATGGATgtgtatggcatgaaacaggcttgtactgtctcatacaacatttacctgactcactgccttatgttgctccttgtttgttgagcactttccctaccgtggagtgtttcttttaacacagtttcatatatactatatatatatatatagtaacacttcagtatggggaacatattctaagtaacaaaaacttcatttagagtaatgtaacactatgaacacttgtagttgtgtgtgttgttatgtaagaacagaccatattcattaagtgttagtaagggagaataactcttcttgtggtactaccaccttataaaggccatactaagcaaagcatattgagatggtactactaataagcaataattctgaggttatagagggaaaactcagagttaatggcttactggttgtataataatgccatgcagaataaggcattaatgagtacgtaataatgaccaattaaagagccaatatgttgctaatttgcatgctaataagcacctaattaatggtgactatgttccccatactaggTTAATGAAGTCGCccctggtgcgggagatccgggttcgtatcccggctgcggcggttcccggctgcccgtTCGCCTCCCCGAATTTGCTGCAATATGTTTGTTATACTCATATATGGCTTTGTCCTTCCACTTTGTAACTTCATTTTCCTGTCTTCCTCCTTGGTGATCTGAGATGCACTGTTACAAATGCAAGCCAAGAAAGttctattctgattctgattctgattctattctattctgttctattctatgtgATTACCATATCGTGTGGTCTATGTTACCTGTCGGTAACAGTCAACTTTATCCGCTAACTGCTTACTCTCTTGGGTGTGGCTTTGGATGAAACTAAACGAGTGAATGTACGTGTGAGTTGCCAAAAAAACTCACAAGTACTTTCAATTTCACCgggcaaagaaaaaaaacctcatgGATATCCCATAACAATTACTATACTTTGTTAATCCTCTTCTTTGTCAGGCACAACCTTGTGACCCAGAGGCATCCCCAGCACAGTACATGGCTCGGTGTACCAGGGGCACGCCGAGTGTTCGGCTGCAGGACCGTCAGGAGGTGCTCTCCCATGGGACCAGGTGAACGAGGAGGTGAGGCCGGTGTTTTGTTCAAGCACTCCTCAACAGAAGACAGCCGACAGCAACACATGCCAATGTGTTTTAGAGGGGACCGCTACCCCGGTTTCTGTGtgggtctctctctgtgtgccttAAGTCCATAAGTCTTTCTTCACAGCAGCTTTCTTCCTACCCATGACTGGGAGCTTTGTTGCCTTGCAGACAGGCCGCGCTCAGCGCCTCGCAGCTTTCAAGTGGAAACGCTCTGATACTGGTCCAAAAGTCCAGGGCAGAAAgatagaaaaggggggg
Proteins encoded in this window:
- the egr2b gene encoding early growth response protein 2b isoform X2, with the translated sequence MSGDLGADKRSLDLSSYPSGFSQLPPHRNQALTYMGKFSIDSQYPGNWNPEGVINIVSAGILGMAQPPPPHPPPLPPPPSSSASSSPASSGSPNHFSSGALSCTMAVQNQGEMDHHLYSPPPPYSSSSCGEIYQDPSAFLSASACPIASYPPPSYSSPKPPISSDAAGIFPIIPDYSGFFQPACQRDMQAAGMPDRKPFGACPIDSFRVPPPLTPLNTIRNYTLGPSGGGPEGGLPRLPSAYSPQNLPLRPILRPRKYPNRPSKTPIHERPYPCPAEGCDRRFSRSDELTRHIRIHTGHKPFQCRICMRNFSRSDHLTTHIRTHTGEKPFACDFCGRKFARSDERKRHTKIHLRQKDRKSSAVSSSSSSSNSSGLDRSSGGMCT
- the egr2b gene encoding early growth response protein 2b isoform X1; the protein is MTAKTLEKVPVSLGGFIHPAADTAYSVDDMATSVAVFPNGDLGAHYDQMSGVADGLMSGDLGADKRSLDLSSYPSGFSQLPPHRNQALTYMGKFSIDSQYPGNWNPEGVINIVSAGILGMAQPPPPHPPPLPPPPSSSASSSPASSGSPNHFSSGALSCTMAVQNQGEMDHHLYSPPPPYSSSSCGEIYQDPSAFLSASACPIASYPPPSYSSPKPPISSDAAGIFPIIPDYSGFFQPACQRDMQAAGMPDRKPFGACPIDSFRVPPPLTPLNTIRNYTLGPSGGGPEGGLPRLPSAYSPQNLPLRPILRPRKYPNRPSKTPIHERPYPCPAEGCDRRFSRSDELTRHIRIHTGHKPFQCRICMRNFSRSDHLTTHIRTHTGEKPFACDFCGRKFARSDERKRHTKIHLRQKDRKSSAVSSSSSSSNSSGLDRSSGGMCT